The Larimichthys crocea isolate SSNF chromosome XII, L_crocea_2.0, whole genome shotgun sequence region atactgtacacacacagtttattgtAGCCACCAAGAAGTAGGAGGGGGATGAGAAAAATGAGGAGGCATTTCCTTGTCCCTATGCAGTCTTGttttgctgacacacacacacacacacacacacacacacacacacacacactgcattggACTTATTCCGCAGTGTCTGAATTCCATCAGTCTTCAGCTACCTTGTAAAGCGAATCGCAGGGCAGACCAGGGCAgtaggtgtgtgtatttgtgtgtgtgtggtaggccagccatctctctctgtcagagcCCTAGTTATAGGAACAAGCTGTTGCTGTGATAGCTGACACCCACCCCGGTGAGGgtaaggagggagggagggagggaggagagtggGGGGACATGTTGCAAGGGAGGAGGGGTAACAAAACTTAAAAAGTAAACTGCGAGAGACGAGAACACCTCCTCATGACACATTATAGAACAAGAACAGATCTATTTGAGATTGCGAATGATGACTGAATGCGGACAGGTAAATAGCTTTTAGGGGGATCTTTTGTCCATTCATGGCACAGAGCGGAGAGAGCAGCCTTCCTGGGCCATGTGATCCCATCCTTTTCACCTTTGACCTCACAACCTCTGGCATCTGTGCTCATTACTCCTCAGTTgtcatacatacacacgcactcacacacatgctagCACatgtaagaacacacacagacgttcatactcactttcacacacatgcacatttcgAAGGGAGAGGCTGCTTTTTTATGTTAGAATAAAATACGGGGCTGGggagtgtgttttcatgtggaaaaaacaaaagtacagcTCACGTTACTCAGCATTTCAGCCCCATCATAGTATTATACTAGTATAATACTATTTTCGACAATGTAATTGTTAATTATATAGGTAAAGCTGAAGAATATATCTTTTAGTGTAACTTTCCTCTCTTATAAGTGGCAGATTACATCTTatttagttgattaattgatcTTATTTGATGATTAATTGATCTTTCTCCTTCAGGTGGTCCACCAAAGTATCCCAGATAACTCCAGCCAGTCAATCCACGctttctccaccaccaccctcaaTGATATCATGAAATCCTTTTCTGATGTCAGCGTCATCAGGGTGGCCGGTGGATACCTCCTCATGGTGAGCATAGTAATAGATTTAAGTCAATAGATTGTGGCTGGCAATTTTAATGAACTTCACtgtgaaatgacaaatattttatgttgttgtctTCTCTTTAGCTGGCCTATGCCTGTGTGACCATGCTAAGGTGGGACTGTGCCAAGTCCCAGGGTGCCGTGGGGCTGGCCGGGGTGCTGTTAGTGGCTTTGTCAGTGGCTGCAGGACTGggtctctgctctctgctcgGACTTTCTTTCAACGCCGCCACCACACAGGTACAACACAAAGgaaacaacatacagtacattcactgtgtttcattactgaaagatttattttcaagGGGCAACTTCAAATGTTCATTCTGACCCTTTCCCGTCCCAGGTGCTTCCCTTCCTGGCATTAGGGATTGGTGTGGATGACATGTTTCTGTTGGCTCATTCCTTCACAGAGGCTGGAAGTAACATCCCCTTTAAGGTAcactgctctcctctcctctcctctcctctcctcttctctcctctcctctcctcatctgaatgttgttttctctgttttaaagGAGCGGACAGGAGACTGTTTGCGTCGCACTGGCACCAGCGTGGCTCTGACTTCCATCAACAACATGATCGCGTTCTTTATGGCCGCTCTCGTACCCATTCCTGCCCTGAGAGCTTTCTCTTTGCAGGTatgtctttcacacacacacgcaccgcCTCACACGCATGcgcacagacataaacacatgtacacaatcGCACACCGAGAGGCCCGAGGCTcctttgaaaatgaaagagatAACTTAAGAGAGGTGACACTTATTCAGAGCAAGGAAAGCCTTTGTTCAGGGTTTTATTGCCGTTGCACCTACAGGGccaacatttttgtgtgtgtgcgtgtccgtgtgtgtgtgtgtgtgtatgtgtgtgtgtgtgtaatgtggaaTAATCAGAGCAAAAAGGCTgatgaacagagagaaagaggcagacagagagagaacgagagggagagggagggaggagtggaTCAGTATATCACTGGCCCGTCAAGGCGGTTTGCTCTGATCTGTGACTAACTGTGGGTGGtctgaaacacacaagcacacacatagacatacacacactggaaaCCACAGCCAGTTAGAATGTCAGCTTCAGGGGCTGGGGTGAGTGAACGGTGATGGTTTTGCTCAGACTCGCAACATATATATTCCCTCCCTGCTCTCTTCTCTCAGTCGTTCTAGTAGTTCTTTCATTCTGgcactcttttcttttctctctctctcgctctctctttttctctctcactctctccttctggCTTGCTTAGTATTCCTGGCTGGTGATTTAGAGTAAggcttttcttttactttctagGCTGTGGTCTGAGatactaaaaaagaaaaaaaaaagagtcctgACTCTCCCCAGCTGGGGTAGGGTGTCTGTAATTTCAGATactgttctctgtcttttctcacATTGGTTTTCTCTCCCTGTTTCCCTCCCTAGGCGGCCATTGTGGTTGTGTTTAACTTCGCCATGGTGCTGCTCATCttccctgccatcctcagttTGGACCTCCACCGGCGCGAGGACAAGCGCTTGGATGTCCTCTGCTGTCTGTACAGTCCCTGCTCCGACCGCGTCATCCACCTCTCGCCACACGAGCTGTCAGACGCTGGAGAGCAGCCACACACTCCTACGACTGCAACGGCGCACACGCACCAGTACACGGCGGGATCCACAATCACTACCAGTACTCAAATCACCACAACAGTGCAGGCGTTCACACAGTGTGACGCAGCGGGCCAGCATATCGTCACCATCCTGCCACCTACCTCACAGATCTCCACCAGCCCGCCCTCCATCATCGTCTGCTCCACTTCACAGCCTCAAGGTAAACAGCGCTATATTTACAATCATTATTTTGTACAAAGCATTCACTTAAATCAGTATTTTGAACATGCACTAATTCGCTGCTTCGATTTCCTTCCCCTAGCCATCACACcttcccccaccaccacctctgtgCCAGACCCCTATGGCTCTCAGCTCTTCACCCCTACCTCCAGCTCCACACGGGACCTCCTAGCCCAAGTGGAGGATTCAAAATCGGGAAAGAAGTGCGTCCCGCTCCCTTTCCTGCACTGGAATCTGTCCAGCTTCGCCAGAGAGAAATATGCCCCTCTGCTTCTCAAGCCCAAGAGCAAAGCCATCGTGGTGGTTCTCTTTCTGGGCCTCCTGGGCCTCAGCTTGTATGGGACCACCATGGTGCACGATGGCCTCTATCTAACCGACATCGTGCCACGCGACACCAAGGAGTACGATTTCATCGACGCCCAGTTCAAGTATTTCTCCTTCTACAACATGTACCTGGTGACCATGGATGGATTTGATTACGCCCGGTCACAGAGGCTGCTGATCCAGCTGCACAACGCCTTCAACTCTGTTAGATACGTGGTCAGAGACAGCGACAACAAACTGCCCCGCATGTGGCTGCACTACTTCCAGGACTGGCTCAAAGGTATGAATTCAGAGTAatgttatctttttttaatgagtcaCGTAATACGTTACCCTCTGCCCTCTTGGTGTTTTTTGATAATGACGTCATAATCCGGTAAAGGGTGCAACTGGTTTTTtcaggtgtgctttttgactttCTTTGGACATGcgtgaatctgtgtgtgtgtgtgtgtgtgtgtgtgtgtgtgtgtgtgtgtgtgtgtgtgtgtgtgtgtgtgtgcaggggtgAGAATGTGGGAAGGGTGAGTGAAAGTTCAGTCAGGCTGTTTACCCCCATCCACCTGGGCTCAGGGGTGGTGCAGTAGACAGTTCAGGTCATAGGTtatctttgcatgtgtgtgtgtgtatgtgtgtgtgtgtcctcgggCTAGGATGTGTCAAGAGGCCCAGTCAGGAGGAAGTGATACCTAACATTTCAATCAGAGccagctgaaaaagaaaaaaacgagaGCTGGAAAAGGAAATttgatatttcacatttttaacatgactcccaacacagacagacgtgcaggaAAACACCTATAATTTTATGATAATAGAAATcataatatttataaataacaACCACAATAatcctttcttttctgtgtgcGTTTTACCTCACACGCAGGTCTTCAGGCTGCTTTTGATGCTGACTGGCAGTCAGGCAGAATTACTGCTGACAGCTATCGTAACGGCACAGAGGACGGAGCTCTGGCGTACAAGCTCCTCATCCAGACCGGCTCCAAGAAAGAGCCTTTTAACTACAGCCAGGTATGTGCACGAGCTACAAGAAATACTTGAAAACAGAATCCACATGTCAGTCCTTCATATGACACTGTGTGTGGCCTTGTGGTCAGCTACAATATCAGCTGTCTTTTCACCATTTATTCTGTCACAAACTCACTACAAGAACGGCTATTAAATCGGAATcttctaatctttttttttttttttttctgcagttgaCTTCTCGTCGGCTGGTGGATGCAGAGGGTTTGATTCCCCCGGAGGTGTTTTACATTTACCTGACAGTCTGGGTCAGCAATGATCCACTGGGCTATGCTGCCTCCCAAGCCAACTTCTACCCCCATCCTAGAGAATGGATTCACGACAAGTATGACACTACAGGGGAGAATCTGCGCAGTAAGTATCTTATACTTATGCATATATACTTGCTATCTGCTCTTGTAATTAATTTGGAGTGGTTAggtttgaaaatataaaaaagatttgGTCTCATGTCTGACCTTTTTTCTCATGCAGTCCAAGCTGCAGAGCCCCTGGAGTTTGCCCAGTTCCCCTTCTACTTGAACGGCCTTCGCCAAGCCGGCGACTTCGTGGAGGCCATTGAGAGTGTGAGGTCCATCTGCGATGAGTTTAGTCGCAAGGGTGTGTTCAACTACCCTAACGGATACCCCTTCCTGTTCTGGGAGCAGTACATTGGCCTCAGACACTGGTTCCTGCTGGCGATCAGCGTGGTGTTGGCCTGCACCTTCCTGGTCTGTGCGATTCTCCTGCTCAACCCCTGGACTGCCGGCATCATTGTAAGTCCTACAACTCTTCAAcgtgtcctcctcttcctcatctttcCGTTTGCTCTTCTTTTCCACCCTTGCCTGCTCCTGTCTTACATTTTCCACCTCACGCTACCTCAACAACATCATTAggcccttcctccctctcttcttcctctcactttCTTCTCACCCTTCTCAGCACAGCTCAATAACGCTGTCTAGGGGGCCCCTTTTTCTCTGCGGAGGGCcagtacgcacacacacacacggggacCTTTGTCATTCTAATGTAGGCTGGGCCGGCCTTAGAAAAGGAAATGCAAAGGAGCAAGAAAGGCTTTGCCCTCCTGAAGCCTCTACCTCCAACTCCCTCACGGCTTTtgtcagagggagagggagagacttgGGGACAGGACAGATCTGCCCAGTTGCGACCTTGGCCTTCTCAACCCATCCATCAGggatatacatgtgtgtgtgtgtgtgtgtgtgtgagagagagagagagaaagagacagtcTGAGTGTTCAGCAGttggaaaacatttcacacacaagCTGGTGGGACCGGTGGTCCTTAAGGGCCCCCCAaactcacatacatacacaaatcCACATATCCCCAACCACTGGGGGGGCTTAAAGTGTAGCACAACAACAGTGCCAGTTTCAGCTGGaatgtgtttaatttaagtAGCGGTCCCTAGCAGCACTGATTGAGACAGCAAGACAACACAatcttcacagacacagagagagagagagagagagagagaggcacagctACATGCATGTACGGTTTCCAAGCATCAGCCCGCCTGTGAAGGTTTCACCCGACCCGTATGTGGTCGAGCAGTAAAACGGCTTTTATCATTTCCAATTTAACCGTGCCCCAGCTCGGAGCCCCTGCTGGGATCAAAAGCTCTCGTTGGCCGGGAACCGTTTTCTCCTCCTTGTTTTTTAAgacttgttgttgctgtttgtattGCGGTATACAGTAACATCACAGATTTACTATTAAGACATCAGTAAAGTGAAACACTGCATTACTAAGACGTTGCGTTAAAATATCGGAAGCAATAAAATAAGCAAGCAGGCTGCTATCTAgttaaaaaaacaggagaatTTGTTTTACGCAAACAGGGACAGATGTATCTGAATAATACGGACGGAGTGCCCGCACACTGTTGTCTCGGGCGCTGTCAATCATTTCAACCACCTCtgggaaggaagaagagaaagagagggaaggagggaggaagcagGGGAAGGTATTAGCCTCAGGGTGGGTAATTTGATGCCATGTGGTTGAGCTGCTGAGCACAGGGTCAAAGATTGTGTGGGGTGAAGAGGCAAAAGGGTTCAACTCAGTCACTAAGGAAAGGCGTATTCAATTTTATCGTCTACATGCTTCTAGTTTATTACTATTTACTTTCTTCCTCACCATCCTACTGTTTCTTAAGCACTGTCTGTTGAaaacactgtagtttttagtaaCTTTAGtaacactttttctttcttcatttcagGTGTTTATCTTGGCCATGATGACGGTGGAGTTGTTTGGCATCATGGGTCTAATTGGCATCAAACTGAGCGCCATCCCTGTGGTCATTCTGATCGCCTCCGTGGGCATCGGAGTGGAGTTCACCGTTCACATCGCACTGGTAAGTTAAGACTCGGCACAAAgcgagagcacacacacagatcaatcTGTTAGGGGGACTGAGCTCCTACAGTTAAACACCTACTTTACTTGAAACCTGATGCTGTGGTCAGACTACACACAACGGCATGTCACCTCATAAGACTAACTATTACCTAGCTGGGGTAACTAGTAATATgattttttaattgtgtttaaatgttatgttaattATGCAATAAGCTGacctttgaaaaacatttttcatccttttaaAATTAGTGCAAAGCACAGACTCCTGCGGCTTAATGCCTGAAATGGAAAGTGATAAAGGCTAAATAAGTGTGATTAAAGATTTACTAGGAAGCTTGTGTAGCATAGCGATCCCCAACAAAACCAAATGCAGGAATTCTGAGGCGTGCCAAGCCTCGCCACAAGCACAAGTTTTGTGTGATCGGCAAGATTTCCAactcatttctcctctccacctcccgcTCCGCCACAGGGCTTCCTGACAGCGATTGGCAACAGAAACAAGCGCTCTGCAGTGGCTCTGGAGCACATGTTTGCCCCGGTGGTTGACGGAGCGATCTCCACACTGCTGGGCGTTCTCATGCTGGCAGGATCAGAGTTTGACTTCATCATGAGGtgagacactgtgtgtgtgtgtgtgtctgcatctgtgtgtgtgtgtgtgtgtgtgtgtgtgtgtgtgtttgtgctgtgtgtgagagagtggcAGTGCTCACTCTACACCCTTCATAGTCCATTTGTTACCTTCAGAAGAAGCAGTGTTTTTACGCCATtggtgtgcgtgtatgtgtggaGCCAGTTGTCTAGCCTCACTTGGGGACGGGAGGAAGCCTTGTGGGGGGTCAGTGGTGCATGCAGGTGGAAATGTTATACCCctatttatgcacacacacacacacacacgcacacacacacacacacagagacaaatatgCACCTGGTTCTGTCACtctgggcacacacacacatccgtcTCCCCAACCTCAGAGCACAACAAATGGGGAAAACATCAAGGGTGTGTAGCAGCTGCTCGTAAACATGGAAGTGTTCTGCTACCCACCgggtgtctctttctctctctctcactctattTTGTAgtgtctctttcacacacacaaacacacacacacacacacacacacacgcgaggGAATCTGTAAAAATTCCTATCATCCGTTTGGCATTCTCTCCCTCCATGTTGGGTGCCGTAATAAAAAGTCGAGCTAAATTTGAACTGGTCAGCCAGTCAGATGGTCTGAAGCCCACCAACAGACAtcactcttgtgtgtgtgtgtgtgtgtatgtgtgcatgctcaCACGTAAATTGTGCGTACTtatgtgcatgcgtgtgttttCTACCACTGTTTCATGGTCAGAGTGGAAAAAAGGCAAATAGCTCGATGTTTTTCAACCGAATGTGGTCCAGGCCCAAACCCGAAACCACAACCTTGAGCTCACAGACTGCAACAGGCTTCCATGACATAAAAAGCACAGTTTTtctgcagaaacagagacagaggcagagagaggaggagaaatacTCCGAGGGTGGCTTCCTTGCAAGGATATGAGGTCCTGGTGGGTGGGTAGATGGACGTTCGATGAGCGGATCCTCCGCGGTGTTGAACTGGAAAGATAAAGAGAGGTGTAAAtatgtggaaagaaagaaaaaaatcggAATGAATAGGAGGTGGGAATGGGAAGAATAAAGTCACAGAGAgcatcttgtttttctccttttctcccaTGGCTGTGCGAGAGATCATTTTCAGATGACggggtgagaaagagagacagaagggtCTAGTATCTCTGTTGGAGGTCTTGTTTAGCTCGAGCTGTAGCTGTGGTCGGGTGAATGGGGCAAGCCAGAGCTGGCTAGCTGGGGAGTAGCATAAATATACTGCTGTAAACATCTCCTGGCCTTGTAATGCACTGAATAAACAGCAAGCCTAATTCAGCTCTGCTCAGagtcctcacacacaaacttgcgtagtatgcatgcacacacatgcggGGTGCATATGCGtgcacacggacacacacaagGAGAAATGCACATATGTAACGGCATGTAAACACTTAcgctctctttctcacacacggCTCCCCAGGCCCTGACAACGAATGGAAAAGATTACAGTTTATATAAACAACAGAATTCCTAACAGTGAGACACTGTTGGAGGTCCCACCAAcgtctcactctctttctctctgtctcactcttctcttgttttgtttttgtttttaaagaagccGAAGTGTAGTTTTGTTGCGAGCGCGATGCGCATTCGGCGTCTGCATGCGAACGTGCTTTAACTCAATAAAGCGCGCGGATTAAATATCTGCGTGTGGTTTAAAGACAGTCATGGTTTGAGCAGACAGCAAGAAATTGAAAATATCTCCCTCAAGTGTTTTGTCAAAAGTGGTTAGGATGATATGTGTTATGCTTCTGATAAAGGAAGAAAACAGGGACAGTGGTtaaagaggaaaagggaaaatatGCCAGAGAGAGTGGGGGGGGCGAACATGGGTGCGAATATAAGTTGTGAAATCACACCCAACATGCAAACCATGAACTTTTTCCCTGAAGAGTGACCTTTGTCAAGTGAAGTAGTAATAATCATTGCAGTAGTCCATTCAGAGGAGAGAAGCATGTTTCCAGAACACTACACAGCTATTATCCCTGTCCTTGTTggctttttgtttcttcattcCAACAAtaatttttttcctccccttttttctctttacctCTTTAAGTCTGGCTGGCGGTTAGcatctcactgtctctctctttctgctttctgttaGTGTTTAAGTGGAGTCCTCTCTAATTTTCTTGTGGAGCTCTTTCTTGTGGCCTGCCACCACCCCTGGCCTCCTCAGAGCTCCGCTAaagatgcacgcacacacacacacacacacacacaaaaaaaaaagcacacacacagtgtgagtgaAAAACAGAACGAGAGAAAGTcttgtagcagcagcagtggaggcATCAAAGCATGTTTTAGTTGGACTGAGCGGGGATTCAGATTtgcccccccccaaccccccaccccctgcctttgacacacaaacactgggcTTTCCCTGACTTCTTCCCCAGAGCTACTTCCCTTCCTCATGtgccaactgtgtgtgtgtgtgtgtgtgtgtgtgtgtgtgtgtgtgtgtgtgtgtgtgtgtgtgtgtttggagccGTGTACGTGCatatgtctgagtgtgtgttcttgtcCATATAAAACATTACGCCACTTTCGTCACATTAAacgaaaaaaaaggaaaaaaaaaacgaacggGAATCtgtcaaatgttaaatgtcGTCCAGTTAGTGTAAAAGTGTCACGAGTTTGGCTGACGCTCTAATTCCATCTGACCTTTTGCCAAATCCCTAAAAACTTTAAGATGCAAAAGAAAATACGATTAAATGGATTGTGGctctctgtgtgactgtgaataTGTGCGtatacgagtgtgtgtgtgtgtgtgtgtgtgtgtgtgtgtgtgtgtgtgagtgtgagtgtaaaCACAGAGGTGCTTTAGTATTGCCTGACCTCAGCTAAAATCCAACAAGCAGTCACTACTAGCTTACAAGAAAGGTGTGAACACTCTTACTTTAGTGTCTTTTTTCTGTTCACGTTCCAACTAACATTCATCATCTTTTTGTTCTTCAGGTATTTCTTCGCTGTGTTGGCCATCCTGACTGTTTTGGGGATGCTGAATGGCTTGGTTCTCCTGCCAGTACTCCTCTCCATGATGGGCCCTCCGGCTGAGGTCACCCCGGTTGACAATGCCAGTCGCCTGCCAACGCCTTCCCCCGAACCCCCATTGCCCCCACCGATGACCCACCATGGGTACTACACGGGCCACCACAACCCAAGGTCATCTCATCAACAGGCTTTTTCGGAGTCGTCCGACTCTGAGTATTACTCAGAGATGACCACAACGTCAGGGATCGGGGAGGAGGATTATAAGTACTGTGACCGGAGCGCATACATAACATCGCCCACCAGCGTTCCACCTGCAACATCTCACATACTGCTGGAAGCCAGCAAGAACCCCAGCTTCCCCAAGCTTACGGTACGCTGCACAACCACAgagataagattttttttaaaaaaaccttcTGTGTATGTTCAAATGTTCTTCAAATTCATGTGTTTCTCAAAGTAATTGATGAAACTTTATTTCTTGTAGGTGGTGAAGCCATTCAGAGAAAATGCAACAGGCACTGGTGGAAGGATAGAACCGTTAAATGAATCTTCTCACAACGCACCTCTTGGATCCCAGGTTACATGCTGGGACGGGAACAAgcgggagcagcagcagcagggtttCCAGAGGCCCGGCCAACACTTACCCAGCGACAGAGGTCACATCCCTGGGAGGACTTATCAAAGCGGCCCCAGGCTGCAGAACAGCAGAGGGCCTCAGCCAAACAGGACTAAAGGGTCGAGCTATAGCAATAACAGCTCTGCCATGCCAATGCAGCAAAGCGCTGCTGGGGGCCCCGTTACCATGGTAACGGCCACAGCCTCTGTGACGGTGGCTGTGCATCCGACCTTGCCTGGGGCGGCATACCAAGGCTACATGCATGAAGGTTTTGACACGGACAGTGAGTCGGACTGTTTTGAGGCTGCTAAGAGGACTTGTGgtgacaa contains the following coding sequences:
- the ptch2 gene encoding protein patched homolog 1; amino-acid sequence: MASDRGVPGAGVYGDLPPSYTRSQPPANPDLLRRPSYCHAAFALKQISKGKAVGQKAPLWIRARFQALLFSLGCHIQRHCGKVLFIGLLVFGALSVGLRVAAIETDIEQLWVEAGSRVSTELRYTKEKQGEESVFTSQMLIQTPKEEGTNILTQEALLVHMEAALSASKVQVSLFGKSWDLNKICYKSGVPIIENVMIERMIDKLFPCMIITPLDCFWEGAKLQGGSAYLPGMPDIQWMNLDPVKLMEELSQFTSLEGFKEMLDKAQVGHAYMNRPCLDPSDPDCPLSAPNKEQGESPDIAGRLQGGCHGFSRKFMHWQEELILGGRVKNSQEILLSAEALQTMFLLMSPKQLYEHFKDDYEIHDINWNEEKATAILESWQRKFVEVVHQSIPDNSSQSIHAFSTTTLNDIMKSFSDVSVIRVAGGYLLMLAYACVTMLRWDCAKSQGAVGLAGVLLVALSVAAGLGLCSLLGLSFNAATTQVLPFLALGIGVDDMFLLAHSFTEAGSNIPFKERTGDCLRRTGTSVALTSINNMIAFFMAALVPIPALRAFSLQAAIVVVFNFAMVLLIFPAILSLDLHRREDKRLDVLCCLYSPCSDRVIHLSPHELSDAGEQPHTPTTATAHTHQYTAGSTITTSTQITTTVQAFTQCDAAGQHIVTILPPTSQISTSPPSIIVCSTSQPQAITPSPTTTSVPDPYGSQLFTPTSSSTRDLLAQVEDSKSGKKCVPLPFLHWNLSSFAREKYAPLLLKPKSKAIVVVLFLGLLGLSLYGTTMVHDGLYLTDIVPRDTKEYDFIDAQFKYFSFYNMYLVTMDGFDYARSQRLLIQLHNAFNSVRYVVRDSDNKLPRMWLHYFQDWLKGLQAAFDADWQSGRITADSYRNGTEDGALAYKLLIQTGSKKEPFNYSQLTSRRLVDAEGLIPPEVFYIYLTVWVSNDPLGYAASQANFYPHPREWIHDKYDTTGENLRIQAAEPLEFAQFPFYLNGLRQAGDFVEAIESVRSICDEFSRKGVFNYPNGYPFLFWEQYIGLRHWFLLAISVVLACTFLVCAILLLNPWTAGIIVFILAMMTVELFGIMGLIGIKLSAIPVVILIASVGIGVEFTVHIALGFLTAIGNRNKRSAVALEHMFAPVVDGAISTLLGVLMLAGSEFDFIMRYFFAVLAILTVLGMLNGLVLLPVLLSMMGPPAEVTPVDNASRLPTPSPEPPLPPPMTHHGYYTGHHNPRSSHQQAFSESSDSEYYSEMTTTSGIGEEDYKYCDRSAYITSPTSVPPATSHILLEASKNPSFPKLTVVKPFRENATGTGGRIEPLNESSHNAPLGSQVTCWDGNKREQQQQGFQRPGQHLPSDRGHIPGRTYQSGPRLQNSRGPQPNRTKGSSYSNNSSAMPMQQSAAGGPVTMVTATASVTVAVHPTLPGAAYQGYMHEGFDTDSESDCFEAAKRTCGDKTNFSSCKRDSLELQDLEATQSQTEHQLSKTQGGLRIQAAKDC